Proteins found in one Danaus plexippus chromosome 3 unlocalized genomic scaffold, MEX_DaPlex mxdp_25, whole genome shotgun sequence genomic segment:
- the LOC133320033 gene encoding uncharacterized protein LOC133320033 → MPRGRRANIGRRTRHASQQQVYSQNLSEERQNIIRENARLRQRVSTRRSLASYNRLAFQYDPTANYSDDENLNIGPMTTVCRYCNALKFKRETAGLCCASGKVKLDPLLTPPQPLKPLFDGSDPDSSHFLQHILEYNNCFRMTSLGANIIREGGFMPTCKIQGQIYHLHGSMVPTPDEPHQFLQIYFISSMVDQLNVRCNIQGTQQLKRRIIEQLQAFFHANNAVVNMFKTALERMPSDTHKFVIRADCTPTGEHVRRFNAPTVNDVAAIIVGDPTKSRDIVVQRRSNIMHRVNETHRLYDALQYPIIYWQGQDGYDITLKMVDPITSVSTNKNLSAMNYYAYRMMIRTHEENVILKCRRLFQQFAVDMYVKVETERLAFIRFNQAKLRSEDYIHLRDAIHSDGDVQSIGRLTILPSSYIGSPRHMHEYAQDAMTYVRNYGTPDLFITFTCNPKWTEIERELEPGQKPQDRHDIIARVFQQKLKVMMDVLTKYRVFGDTRCYMYSVEWQKRGLPHAHILTWLLNKLHSNEVDDIISAEIPDPVTDPHLHDIVTTQMVHGPCGALNPLSPCMTDGKCTKRYPRPLVAETVTGNDGYPVYRRRSKEDNGRTIKVKVQNQEIEIGNEFIVPYCPLLSRIFETHVNVESCHSAKSIKYLCKYVTKGSDMAVFGIASENANDEISNFQMGRYVSTNEALWRLFSFLIHERYPTVVHLAVHLENGQRVYFTEANAAQRAERPPSTTLTSFFAMCEANPFAATLMYVEMPKYYTWNQSTKKFQRRKQGTPVPDWPQVFSTDALGRMYTVHPGNDECFYLRLLLVNVRGPKSFAHLKTVNGHQCQTYREACQLLGLLENDSHWDLTLANSVVSSNAYQIRTLFAIIITTCSPSQPIQLWNKYKDDICEDILHRLRIQTNNPDMQITDEIYNEGLILIEDQCLTIANKLLIEEFVQNNVPLRNEQQKPVYETLMQAVDNNTGGLFFLDASGGTGKTFVISLILATIRSTGAIALALHHLELRRLF, encoded by the exons ATGCCTAGAGGACGACGTGCGAACATCGGTCGCCGCACAAGACATGCAAGTCAGCAACAAGTGTATTCACAGAACTTAAGCGAagaaagacaaaatataataagagaaaATGCCCGATTGAGACAACGCGTGAGCACACGAAGATCATTGGCATCATACAATCGCTTGGCATTCCAATATGATCCCACTGCGAACTACAGtgatgatgaaaatttaaatattggacCAATGACGACTGTATGCCGATATTGCAATGCGTTAAAGTTCAAAAGAGAAACGGCTGGATTGTGCTGCGCAAGTGGAAAAGTCAAACTGGATCCATTACTTACACCACCACAGCCACTGAAACCATTGTTCGATGGAAGTGATCCCGATTCCAGCCATTTTCTTCAACACATCCTTGAATACAATAACTGCTTTCGCATGACTTCCTTAGGAGCTAACATCATTCGAGAAGGCGGCTTCATGCCGACTTGCAAG ATACAAGgacaaatatatcatttgcATGGTTCAATGGTGCCAACACCAGATGAACCGCATCAATTtctgcaaatatatttcatttcgtCGATGGTGGATCAGCTGAATGTGCGGTGTAATATACAGGGAACACAACAGTTAAAGAGACGGATTATTGAACAGTTGCAAGCATTTTTTCACGCTAATAACGCTGTGGTTAATATGTTCAAAACAGCATTGGAACGAATGCCATCGGATACGCACAAATTTGTCATAAGAGCGGATTGTACCCCAACAGGTGAACATGTGCGAAGATTCAATGCACCCACCGTTAATGATGTTGCTGCAATTATTGTTGGCGATCCAACTAAATCGCGAGACATTGTCGTTCAGCGAAGAAGCAATATCATGCATCGTGTAAACGAGACACATCGTTTGTACGATGCGTTACAATATCCAATCATTTATTGGCAAGGGCAAGACGGATACGACATCACGTTGAAGATGGTCGATCCAATTACAA GCGTATCaacgaataaaaatctaaGCGCAATGAATTACTATGCGTATCGTATGATGATTCGTACACATGAGGAGAATGTCATTCTGAAGTGCCGTCGGCTATTCCAGCAATTCGCTGTCGACATGTATGTCAAAGTCGAGACAGAACGTTTAGCGTTCATCCGATTCAATCAGGCAAAGCTACGATCTGAGGACTATATACACTTGCGTGATGCTATTCATTCAGATGGTGATGTTCAGAGTATTGGACGTCTGACGATTCTCCCATCATCTTATATCGGAAGCCCACGCCACATGCACGAATACGCTCAAGACGCTATGACGTACGTGCGAAATTATGGAACTcccgatttatttattacgtttacATGCAATCCGAAGTGGACGGAAATTGAACGTGAGTTGGAACCGGGCCAAAAACCGCAAGATCGCCATGACATAATCGCCAGAGTATTTCAGCAAAAACTTAAGGTCATGATGGATGTGCTTACTAAGTATCGAGTTTTTGGTGACACACGTTGTTATATGTACTCGGTGGAATGGCAGAAACGTGGACTACCGCATGCTCATATCCTAACTTGGTTGCTGAACAAATTACATTCAAATGAAGTGGATGACATCATATCAGCTGAAATTCCTGATCCAGTCACTGATCCCCATCTACACGACATTGTGACGACACAGATGGTGCATGGACCGTGCGGTGCATTAAATCCATTATCGCCTTGCATGACTGATGGAAAGTGCACAAAACGATATCCGCGACCGTTAGTTGCTGAAACAGTTACAGGGAACGATGGATATCCAGTATATCGTCGGCGTTCAAAAGAAGATAATGGTCGAACTATCAAAGTTAAAGTTCAAAATCAAGAGATTGAGATCGGAAATGAATTCATTGTACCATATTGCCCGCTACTATCACGAATTTTCGAAACACATGTAAACGTTGAGAGTTGTCATTCGGCCaaatcaatcaaatatttgtgCAAGTACGTCACAAAAGGCAGCGACATGGCTGTGTTTGGTATTGCGTCGGAAAATGCGAATGACGAAATCAGCAACTTCCAAATGGGCAGATACGTCAGTACTAATGAAGCACTGTGgcgattattttcatttctaattCATGAAAGATATCCCACAGTTGTACATTTAGCAGTGCATTTGGAAAATGGCCAAAGAGTTTACTTCACTGAAGCTAATGCAGCACAACGAGCTGAGAGACCACCATCGACAACATTGACTAGCTTCTTTGCAATGTGTGAAGCAAATCCATTCGCAGCGACGCTGATGTACGTTGAAATGCCCAAGTATTACACTTGGAATCAATCAACAAAGAAATTCCAACGTCGCAAACAAGGAACCCCAGTTCCAGATTGGCCACAGGTGTTTTCCACTGATGCACTAGGTCGCATGTATACTGTTCATCCTGGAAatgatgaatgtttttatttgcgaCTGCTGTTGGTAAATGTACGTGGACCAAAATCATTTGCGCATTTGAAAACTGTGAATGGCCACCAATGCCAAACATATCGAGAAGCATGTCAACTATTGGGTTTGCTAGAGAACGATTCTCATTGGGATTTAACACTTGCGAATTCAGTTGTTTCATCAAATGCGTACCAAATACGAACGCTGTTCGCAATTATCATCACCACATGTTCTCCTTCACAACCAATTCAGTTATGGAACAAATACAAAGACGACATATGTGAAGATATCTTGCATCGCTTGCGCATTCAAACGAATAATCCTGACATGCAAATAACCGATGAAATCTACAATGAAGGACTGATTCTGATTGAGGATCAATGCTTGACTATTGCAAACAAGCTACTGATTGAA GAATTCGTTCAAAATAATGTGCCGTTGCGGAATGAACAGCAAAAACCTGTATACGAAACATTAATGCAAGCGGTGGACAATAATACTGGTGGTCTATTCTTCCTGGACGCATCTGGAGGAACAGGGAAAACATTTgtcatttcattgattttggCCACTATTCGATCAACAGGTGCAATAGCTTTGGCGTTGCATCATCTGGAATTGCGGCGACTCTTCTAG
- the LOC133320034 gene encoding ATP-dependent DNA helicase pif1-like produces MGKLLTQCKLIVWDECTMAHKKSLEALYFTLKDLRRNNNIFGGLMILLAGDFRQTLPVIPRGTPADELNACLKASPLWNNVKTLSLTTNMRVQLQNDQSAAQFSKQLLAVGNGKVPVDATSGLITLTNDFCRFVDSQLALIENVFPNISENYQNYAWLSQRAILAAKNNDVHALNFTIKSKIDGDLVTYKSVDSITNPHDVVHYPTEFLNSLELPGFPPHNLQLKVGTVIMILRNLNPPRLCNGTRLAVKRLMPNLIEATIINGKYAGENVCIPRIPMIPTDLPFDFKRLQFPVLLAFAMTINKSQGQSLSVCGINLENHCFSHGQLYVACSRVGKPSALFVLTSDQKTKNVVYQRALQ; encoded by the coding sequence ATGGGAAAATTGTTGACGCAATGCAAGCTCATTGTTTGGGATGAGTGCACAATGGCACATAAGAAATCACTTGAAGCACTCTACTTCACACTGAAGGATCTTCGGcgaaataacaacatttttggcGGCTTGATGATATTGTTGGCAGGGGATTTCAGGCAGACGTTGCCAGTAATTCCCCGTGGAACGCCTGCAGATGAATTGAATGCTTGCCTGAAGGCATCACCTTTATGGAATAACGTAAAAACATTATCGCTAACCACTAATATGAGAGTTCAACTTCAAAATGATCAAAGTGCTGcacaattttcaaaacaattgttaGCTGTTGGAAATGGAAAAGTCCCAGTTGATGCGACATCTGGATTAATTACTCTTACCAACGACTTTTGCCGATTTGTAGACTCTCAACTAGctcttattgaaaatgtttttccaAACATTAGTGAGAATTATCAGAATTATGCTTGGTTAAGTCAACGAGCAATTCTTGCCGCAAAGAATAATGATGTACACGCACTGAATTTCAccattaaatcaaaaatcgatGGCGATTTGGTGACATACAAATCCGTTGATTCCATAACAAATCCCCATGATGTAGTACATTATCCAACGGAGTTCTTGAACTCTCTGGAGTTACCAGGATTTCCACCACATAACTTGCAACTCAAAGTTGGTACAGTTATTATGATATTGCGTAATTTGAATCCACCGCGACTTTGCAACGGTACTCGACTTGCGGTAAAAAGACTTATGCCGAATTTGATTGAGGCAACCATTATTAACGGAAAGTACGCAGgtgaaaatgtatgtattcctCGAATACCAATGATTCCGACTGATCTTCCGTTTGACTTCAAACGATTGCAATTTCCAGTTCTCCTTGCGTTCGCAATGACAATTAACAAGTCGCAAGGCCAATCGCTTAGTGTTTGCGggataaatttagaaaatcattgtttttcaCATGGGCAGTTATACGTTGCGTGTTCACGAGTTGGGAAACCATCCGCTTTGTTTGTGTTAACGTCAgaccaaaaaacaaaaaatgtggtTTACCAAAGAGCACTTCAATGA